A window of the Maniola hyperantus chromosome 16, iAphHyp1.2, whole genome shotgun sequence genome harbors these coding sequences:
- the LOC117989594 gene encoding zinc finger protein 83-like, translating into MAPDVKFAPYRKCCRTCLKEDSLMFDLFVERIESSGTNIADMLTSCSKLNIQKDDSLPNQICRYCFKSVLAFSHFSLMAQKAEDKLKEAMLINNEINENQSSEGDVIEIKIENVDHENILFESREENFENDNISLDENKNSEQCNEQVKPENPKLSCAYCKKHFSKLSKLKQHEEKHLNKETCMDTKHNKNGLALTMNDENLELNVKNESNDIDLTCNICSSRLESMNLLSTHMKIHEEKDGMYSCKECNKVFKKRSHLKRHKTIHKDQFPHVDLLNIITPKENVDTNILCEPKDQFKCSKCLLAFKSINSLSAHMRKHTEKGRIISCKECNKIFKKLSHLKRHEIQHGINCPYKCNVCPKAFPTKDALEEHVNKHRGVKPHGCPVCHKRFSHLSTLTTHIKLHTREKVYLCPNCGKKMNSSTNLNQHMLRHTGLKEFACTFCPKRFVSKGELKSHTITHTGERSCTCDQCGATFTKRSSLTKHKERHLGLKPHQCETCLMRFTCKDHLKRHYRIHTGEKPYRCDMCERAFTQSNDLVKHRRSHLGDKVYKCPQCTESFRLNAELRQHISEHFINSQLLTTNVSKDPSTDGAGNKDYLKPSYTVIGTNNDDIITKISNSVEM; encoded by the exons ATGGCTCCCGATGTAAAATTCGCCCCGTACAGAAAATGCTGTCGTACTTGTTTGAAAGAAGATTCTTTGATGTTTGATCTCTTTGTTGAAAGAATAGAATCCTCGGGCACAAACATCGCTGATATGCTTACATCATGCTCCAAATTAAAC ATACAAAAGGATGACTCCCTCCCAAatcaaatatgtaggtattgttTTAAAAGTGTCTTAGCTTTTTCGCACTTCAGCTTAATGGCACAAAAGGCTGAAGACAAACTCAAAGAAGCAATGTTAATAAACAACGAAATCAACGAAAATCAGTCTTCTGAAGGTGATGTAatagaaattaaaattgaaaatgttgATCACGAAAACATATTATTCGAATCTCGTgaagaaaattttgaaaatgacAACATAAGTCTAGATGAGAACAAAAATTCTGAACAGTGTAATGAACAGGTTAAACCAGAAAACCCAAAATTGAGTTGTGCTTACTGTAAAAAACATTTTAGTAAACTATCTAAACTGAAACAACATGAAGAGaaacatttaaataaagaaaCATGTATGGATACAAAACATAATAAGAATGGTTTGGCTTTAACAATGAATGATGAAAATCTAGAATTAAATGTAAAGAATGAGTCAAATGATATAGATTTGACGTGTAATATTTGTTCTTCCAGATTAGAATCAATGAATTTGTTGTCAACACATATGAAAATTCATGAAGAGAAAGATGGAATGTACTCTTGTAAAGAATGCAACAAAGTATTTAAGAAAAGGAGCCATTTAAAAAGACACAAAACAATTCATAAAGATCAATTTCCACATGTTGATTTGTTGAATATAATTACACCTAAGGAAAACGTGgatacaaatatattatgtgaaCCAAAGGATCAATTTAAATGCAGCAAATGTCTGTTGGCATTTAAGAGTATTAACTCCCTCTCTGCTCACATGAGGAAGCATACGGAGAAAGGTCGAATCATATCATGCAAGGAATgcaataaaatctttaaaaagctCAGTCACTTAAAACGACATGAAATACAACATGGGATTAACTGTCCATACAAATGTAACGTTTGTCCAAAAGCATTTCCAACGAAAGATGCCTTAGAAGAACATGTAAATAAACACAGAGGGGTAAAACCTCACGGATGCCCGGTCTGTCATAAGAGATTCTCTCATTTGTCAACTTTAACGACACACATAAAGTTACACACTCGTGAAAAAGTGTACCTGTGTCCAAATTGTGGTAAGAAAATGAACTCTAGCACGAATTTGAATCAGCATATGTTGAGGCATACTGGATTGAAGGAATTTGCTTGCACGTTTTGCCCTAAAAGATTTGTTAGTAAAG GGGAACTAAAATCGCACACAATCACGCACACAGGGGAGCGCTCGTGCACTTGCGATCAGTGTGGAGCGACCTTTACCAAGCGCAGCTCACTGACCAAGCATAAAGAACGACATTTGGGCTTAAAGCCACACCAGTGTGAAACCTGCTTGATGAG ATTCACTTGCAAAGATCACTTGAAAAGGCATTACCGCATTCACACTGGCGAGAAGCCGTACCGGTGCGACATGTGTGAGCGCGCCTTTACCCAGAGCAACGATCTAGTCAAACATCGCCGCTCACACTTGGGGGACAAGGtctataa atgtcCCCAATGTACGGAGAGTTTTCGTCTCAATGCTGAGTTGCGTCAACACATTTCGGAGCACTTTATAAACTCTCAATTACTAACAACGAATGTTTCCAAGGACCCGTCGACAGATGGCGCTGGTAATAAGGACTATTTAAAACCCTCCTATACTGTAATCGGGACCAATAATGATGATATAATTACAAAGATAAGTAATTCTGTTGAAATGTGA